The following proteins are co-located in the Euwallacea fornicatus isolate EFF26 chromosome 16, ASM4011564v1, whole genome shotgun sequence genome:
- the LOC136344238 gene encoding uncharacterized protein isoform X5 produces MGNKRICLSSKQKTRKNPWILKQGWTNLNVLKLDDLVVKFCPSKQSSNSKGCKFSDNEESSNTGSLFKSPTMSSLTGTERSIVKSTTNILQDVPEHAKDNIDVISLTAGSSIWDEDRQDMSKQDIYDTNKEAFNVSDGKDIRMSMVANWVMKTDSEYDKPTVCRNFDNGKVPFNFRGLCYHWFFFNSCRNIKLCRQRHMLDHVINKIRNSSNQDLLEAYNFTKLYPQSFKLTYLYFADIFASRDDKEKLIDIIEMVLEDECSSFKIEGVNVILKALQKTNLSIFEDAVDYIRNKVDSTRYPKLGEILIEIIIFTDNLQQNWPVLRKLCNIGEKIPLRLAQIFLEKLINEAPDQHVCREIYQHIIVHKCIDLPSISTLIRDPFLKMCTSLEKRKEPWNDKDSSVKNMGGSSFPSVNLSPPLSMSGSAIQNAKEPVQHLNFSPPSQFGMESDLQDFASLYCQQTQFDQGDRQLTFSRFETNTFRDTRGHTSHVSSEEGDRSVSNISLKDNYFRNPVFSTHKPQYNNKGLHYDPANDYLSTSKHLQVTWCSAEPSEVGGIMSEFERLKRSGSPDKWNLPINAPQSNHGDYRCGLSMDFMPLRYPKVSEHQRDLSKFNRLQRVRVDNIEGDERNAQMECAVTSSNDTVDEKEKPPEQPVFGQIHFDSNYELNVSLHNLYLQRIDNVDIDEEDVHRLNDCVKYGNGPMFLELLQKYISPTTVQNFIAMSLAHLKGTNQMVARTYKKLLQSVEETMPYFYGNTKVRVVFEVITMNLLFELEHRNLFEDARDILMKFSNWDSLITSRLFIMDTCTGMSVVGRYLFIAKLLLHTKPELTYEILVCRSLCFLEECHKWPYHPRTPIPEIFNSDLIARNLVLDRFLKEAYCKNPVVVIQLYKMALTKKGGIWNYDVKPFINPMLEHLIQSNQVGHLKVFFKDLHLFLDYIERLVLKTFLLAVHDHLSLQDKFKLLEACMAKDVYMNLFQDQVLSPVIDMKTNMTNNEIMLIILYYFNMLDKAHGLPSSLKHGLKFQIKMPGDANFPQKRFSLTNNIHRSLVEVNAYIKWVLMEKCGVSSSENFPNVVEVTKEELVKYLVNGSQ; encoded by the exons ATGGGTAATAAAAGGATTTGTTTAAGTTCAAAGCAGAAGACACGCAAAAATCCGTGGATTTTGAAGCAGGGATGGACAAATTTGAACGTTTTGAAACTAGATGACCTAGTAGTTAAATTCTGTCCCTCTAAACAGAGCTCCAACTCTAAAGGATG taaatttaGTGACAACGAAGAATCCAGCAATACCGGCTCTTTATTTAAATCGCCGACAATGTCATCTCTAACTGGAACCGAGAGATCTATAGTTAAAAGTACCACAAATATTCTACAAGATGTCCCTGAACATGCTAAGGACAACATTGATGTAATATCCTTAACTGCTGg TAGCTCAATATGGGATGAAGATAGGCAAGATATGTCGAAGCAAGATATTTACGACACCAATAAGGAAGCATTCAATGTTTCAGACGGAAAAGACATCCGCATGTCAATGGTTGCCAACTGGGTAATGAAGACTGATTCGGAGTATGACAAGCCTACAGTTTGTAGGAACTTTGATAACGGCAAA GTTCCGTTTAACTTCAGAGGGCTATGTTATCACTGGTTTTTCTTTAACAGCTGCCgcaatataaaattatgtagACAGCGCCATATGTTGGAccatgttattaataaaatccgAAATTCATCTAATCAGGATCTCTTGGAAGCTTATAATTTCACCAAACTGTATCCCCAGTCTTTCAAACTAACCTACTTGTATTTCGCAGATATTTTCGCTTCTCGGG ACGataaagaaaaactaattGATATCATAGAAATGGTTTTGGAAGATGAGTGTTCATCATTCAAAATTGAAGGAGTAAATGTAATCCTCAAAGCGTTGCAAAAAACCAATTTGTCTATATTCGAAGACGCCGTGGATTATATTCGGAATAAAGTGGATAGTACTAGATACCCCAAATTAG GCGAGATCTTAATAGAAATTATCATCTTTACTGATAATTTGCAACAGAATTGGCCGGTTTTGCGTAAATTGTGTAATATCGGCGAAAAAATCCCTTTAAGATTGGCTCagatttttctggaaaagcTCATTAATGAAGCGCCAGACCAACACGTTTGTCGAGAAATCTATCAACACATCATTGTCCATAAATGTATAGATTTGCCTTCAATTTCTACGCTCATACGTGATCCCTTTCTTAAGATGTGCACCTCTTTGGAGAAAAGAAAAGAGCCTTGGAATGACAAGGATTCGAGTGTCAAGAATATGGGCGGTTCATCATTCCCTTCAGTTAATTTGTCACCACCACTTTCGATGTCTGGATCCGCCATTCAAAATGCCAAAGAACC GGTTcagcatttgaatttttctccGCCATCTCAATTCGGAATGGAATCCGATTTGCAAGATTTCGCTTCATTATACTGTCAACAGACCCAATTTGACCAAGGAGACCGACAACTTACTTTCTCTAGATTTGAGACAAATACCTTCCGTGACACGCGTGGTCACACCAGTCATGTCAG CTCTGAGGAAGGGGACAGATCGGTTTCAAATATCTCACTAAAAGACAATTATTTCCGCAATCCTGTTTTCTCCACACACAAACCCCAATATAATAACAAGGGACTCCATTATGACCCTGCCAACGATTACCTGTCAACTTCCAAACACTTGCAAGTTACTTGGTGTAGTGCAGAGCCATCTGAAGTTGGTGGAATAATGTCGGAATTTGAAAGGTTGAAGCGAAGTGGAAGTCCTGATAAGTGGAATTTGCCGATTAATGCACCCCAATCCAACCATGGAGATTATCGCTGTGGCCTTTCCATGGATTTCATGCCATTGCGATATCCGAAAGTATCTGAGCATCAGAGAgatttgtcaaaatttaataggTTGCAGAGAGTTAGAGTAGACAATATTGAGGGTGATGAAAGAAACGCGCAGATGGAGTGTGCGGTAACCAGCAGTAATGATACTGTGGACGAAAAAGAAAAG CCCCCTGAGCAGCCAGTTTTTGGTCAGATACATTTCGACTCGAACTACGAGCTCAATGTGAGCCTACATAATCTGTACCTGCAACGGATCGACAACGTGGATATCGACGAAGAGGACGTTCACCGCCTGAACGACTGCGTAAAATACGGTAATGGCCCGATGTTTCTGGAGTTGCTCCAAAAGTACATTTCACCCACCACTGTGCAGAACTTCATCGCTATGTCGCTGGCTCATTTAAAGGGGACAAATCAGATGGTGGCGCGaacatacaaaaaattgcTGCAAAGCGTAG AGGAAACAATGCCGTATTTTTACGGTAATACCAAAGTACGCGTTGTATTCGAAGTCATAACAATGAATTTATTGTTCGAATTAGAACACAGAAACTTATTTGAAGACGCccgagacattttaatgaaattttcgaattggGACAGTTTAATCACCTCTAGG CTCTTTATAATGGACACCTGCACGGGAATGTCCGTAGTAGGCAGATACTTGTTTATAGCAAAGTTATTGTTGCACACCAAACCGGAATTGACTTATGAGATTTTAGTGTGCCGCA gCCTGTGTTTCCTCGAAGAATGTCACAAGTGGCCGTATCACCCTCGCACTCCAATCCCAGAGATATTCAATTCCGACTTGATAGCGCGGAATTTGGTTCTAGATAGGTTTCTCAAAGAGGCGTATTGCAAGAACCCAGTCGTTGTTATCCAGCTGTACAAGATGGCTTTGACAAAAAAGGGAGGTATATGGAATTACG ACGTTAAACCTTTTATAAATCCGATGCTGGAGCACCTTATACAGTCTAATCAAGTTGGGCATTTAAAGGTTTTCTTTAAAGATTTACATTTGTTCCTCGACTATATAGAGCGATtggttttgaaaactttcctTCTCGCCGTGCACGATCACTTGAGTCTCCAGGATAAATTCAAGTTACTGGAAGCATGTATGGCCAAGGATGTCTATATGAATCTATTCCAAGACCAG GTGTTATCGCCCGTGATTGACATGAAAACAAACATGACTAACAACGAGATCATGTTAatcattttgtattattttaacatgCTGGACAAGGCCCACGGACTGCCGTCTAGCCTCAAACATGGATTAAAGTTCCAAATAAAAATGCCAG GTGACGCAAATTTCCCGCAAAAACGTTTTTCGTTGACAAACAACATTCACCGCAGCCTTGTAGAAGTTAATGCGTACATAAAATGGGTCCTCATGGAAAAATGTGGCGTTTCTTCCTCGGAAAATTTCCCTAACGTCGTCGAAGTAACCAAAGAAGAGCTTGTGAAATATCTCGTTAATGGTTCACAATAG